The DNA window GCCGGACAAGCTCGGCGACCGCCTTGTAGAACTGAGGCGGAATGAGCGTATCCACCGAAACTTGTTTGTACATGGAACGGGCGAGCACCGGCTCCTCGAAGACCGGGATGCCGTGCTCCTGCGCGATCTCGCGAATCCTCAACGCGATCAGGTCCTGCCCCTTCGCCACCACGACCGGAGCGGCGTCCCTGTCGCGCCGGTAGCGCAGCGCGATGGCGTAGTGGGTGGGGTTCGCGATCACGAGGGTCGCCTGCGGCACGGCCGACATCATGCGCCGGCGCGACCGGTCGCGGGCAAGCGATCTCAGCCGCGCGCGCACCAGCGGGTCGCCCTCGGTCTGCTTGTGCTCGTCCTTCACCTCCTGGCGCGTCATGCGCAGGTCCTGCCGCCAGCTGAAGCGCGACCAGACCAGGTCGGCGACGGCCAGCACGATCATGAAGAGGCAGATCGCCACGAGAATCTCGATGGCGAGGTCGCGGATGGTAAGGGTGAAGACGACCGGATGCGTGACCATTCCCGACAACAACCGCGCGCTCGCCTCGCGCAATGTGAAGGCAACGAGGCCGCCGACGATCAGCATCTTACAGATGGACTTGACGAACTCCACGAGCCCGCGCGCGCCGAAGAGCCGCGACCACCCTTGCGCGAGCGATATGCGCGAGAGTTTCGGCCTGATCCGTTCGAGGACGAAGCGCGGGACGTTCTGCAGGATGGACGCCGCCAGGCCCGCCGCAACCAGCAAGGCGATGACGATCCCCACCGCCTTGGCGATCTCCACGAAGACAAGTCGGTAGATCGCGATGGCATCGGTCTGGGTTTCGAGCGACCAGCTATAGGACCGCTCGATGAAGATGGACAGGAAGCCGGCGAGTTCGGCGGCCTGGCCCTCGGCAAAGAAGATCGCGAAGACGAGAATGGCCAGGAACGAGGCGAGCGCCGGCGCCTCCTTCGAGAAGGGAAGCTGCCCCTTCTCGATCGAATCGCGGACCTTCTTCTCCGTGGCCTCTTCTGTCTTGCTTTCCTTGTCCTGCCCCTCGGCCATGCGGAGTTATGCCGCCGCTTTCTGCGCCGAAGGCAGATCGATCGACCCCTGCTGGGCGAGCTGGACCGCGGTGGCGGCGATGCGCCTGCGCGCCGCGGCGATCGCCTCCGGCGTCGCCCCATCCGCCGGAGCGGCGAGTTCCGCTTCGATCATGCGTCGCGAGCGGGCGCCGAGCGCGGATAGGACCGCTTCCACCACCGGCCCCGGAGCATCGCGCAGCGCGAGCGTAACCACGTCGGTAGCAAGGCCGTCGAGCAGCGCCACGCGCGCCTTCTGTGACAGGTCGACGATCTCCTCGAAGGAGAAGAGGCGCGCGCGGATCGCGTCGACGTCGGACGTGCCCACGGCTTCCAGGTCGCGGATGACCTCGTCGGCCTCGGTCTTGTCGAGTTCGTTGAGAAGTCGGGCCACCCGCGCATGGCCCGCCGAGACATCCTTTCCGCCCGCCTCGGCGCGCAGGATCTCGGCGATACGCCGCTCGATCACCGTGCGTGCCTCCGCGCTCAACTGCCCCATGGAAGCCATGCGCCGCAGCACCTCGCCACGCTGCCCCCTGTCGAGCTCGAGGATCACCCTGGAGGCCGCCTGCGGCGCGAGGTTGGCGAGCACCACGGCCACGGTTTGCGCATGTTCCGGCGCCAGGATCTCCGCGAGCCGATGCGGCGCGATCCTCTCGAGCCTCGCCCAGACCTCCTGCATTGCCGCCGGGCGTGCTTCACCGCCGCCCATGAGCGCGTTCATCTCCTCGGGAGACAGGGATTCGGTGAGCAGATTGTTCATGCTGTCGGCCGAATCGAGGAGCCCGGCGCCCTCGGAGAATTCGCGCTCGAATTCCTGCACCACCTTCTCGAGCTCCGCCTGGGGGATGGTGCGCAGCCGTCGGGCCGCCTCGATCAGCGCCTTCAGCTCGTCCTGCTTGAAGAACTTCAGCAGCCTGCCCGCCGAAGGCTTTCCCATGGCGACCAGGATGGCCGCGGCCTTCTCCGCCTGTGTGAGTTTCACCGAAGCCGTCACAAACCGCCTCCCGTGTTCATTCGGATCCCCTTGCCCGCGCCGCCGATCTCCGTCAGGCGCACGCCGAAGCGGCTCGGGTCCTCCTCCAGGATGGTGATCTCGCCGCGTGCGATGCGGCGGCCGTTGACGACGATGTCGACCGGTTCGCCGATCCGCCGGTCGAGCGAGACGGTCGAGCCGCGCTGCAGCGCCATCAACTCGGAAACCGGCATCTCCGCGCTGCCCAGAACGATCTGCACCTCGACCGGGATATCCAGCAGGAAACCCGAGATGGCCGGATCGGCTGCCTTCGAACGAGCCTCCTCGTGCAGCGCGTCCTGCATCTCCTCGATCGCCGCATTCAGCTTCTCGTCCTCGTTGCGGGGTGCTGCTTTCGTCCTGCTCATTCGCTTTTCTCCCTGATGCCGGCCACGTCCGCCGTCTGGCCGGCCAGCAGGCCCTCGATCACGTCCTGGCGGTCGTCGAAGGGCTGCTTGATGCGCACTGTGTAGTTCTGACCGAGCTTCCCGAACTCGCACACGAAGATGCCGCGATTGCGCACCGAAAGCCGCGTCTGCGCGGGCGCGGTGTCGTGCAGGGCCAGCACCTGCCCCTCGCGAAGCTCCGCCAGCGCGCCGAGCGAGAGCTTCGTCAGCGGGATCGTGGCGGTCACCTCCACCTTGGAGCGCATCACCTCGTCGCCGAAGCGCTGCCGCCACTCAGCGGGTGCGGGCGCGCCCGGAGCATCACGGCCGGCGGACACACGTGTTTCCAGAATGACGCGATGCGGGATCCAGGCGGTCAGAAGCCCCGTCTCCCGCCCACCTTGGAGAGAGAAGCTTATGCGCACTCCTGGCCCGTCGCGCACGACGAAGCGCCGGAAATCGACTGGTCCGGCCAGGGGTTGCGACACGGGCAGCCGCAGGCCGAGCGAACGCCCGCCCGTCCCGTTCAGCGCCTCCGCGAAAGCCTCGAACGCCAGCGCCGCCACGTCCAGCTCGATCCTGGACGGCGGCCTGTCGAGCGGCGGCGGGGGAATGTCGGGATCGCCGCCGAGGAAAATGCTCACGAGCAGCGAGAGCGCCTGCGGATCGAGCCGCATGGTGAGCGCGTCCGGCGAGGAAGCCGCCGGGACCACGACCAGCGCGTCGAAGGAATCCTGCCCCGGTCTGGCTTCGGAGAGGCGTACATCATCGATGTCCGCGATATCGACCGCGAGAGACGGCGAGAACCGTTCGCCCAGCACTTGCTGAACGGCCGGCAGCGCCCGCATCGCAGCACCGCGCGCTGCCTCCACCACCTGGCGTGGGTCGCCGGTGGCGCCGACGAGGCGCTCCACGACGAGATTGCGCATCAGCGCCTGATTGTCGGGGGCCGCCGTCATCCGCCGCTCACGCCGCCTTCTTTTCCGCCGCGGCTCCGGCCGGGTTGTGGTTGAGCGTGTTCTCCTCCACCGCATCGATGGAGGGGCGGTCATGGGCCGAGATCGTCTTGCGCCCGAATTCCAGCGCCACCTGCGGCAGCGAGCCGTTCATATAGGCGAGCAGCGTCTGCTTCACGATCACGTAGAGCCGGTTGTTCTTCTCGCGCACGATCTTGACCTTCGTGGCGATCGGCCCCACCACCGCATAGGAGAGGAAGATTCCGAGAAAGGTGCCGACGAGGGCTGACCCCACGAGGGCGCCCAGGATTTCCGGCGATTGGTCCAGCGCCCCCATGGCCTTGATGACGCCGAGAACAGCCGCCACGATGCCCAACGCCGGAAGGCCGTCCGCCACCGCCTGGAGCGCGTGGTAGGGCTTCAGCTTGTCGCGGCGGATGGTCTGGATCTCCTCGTCCATCAGCGCCTCGATCTCGAAAGGCCGCGCGTTGCCGATGATGATGATGCGGCAGTAGTCGCAGATAAAGAACATCAGGTCCCGGTTCTGCAGGACCGTGGGAAATGCCTGGAAGATCGCCGATTCCTGCGGATTGTCGATATGCGCCTCGACCTCGCTGCGGGATTTCGAGCGCAGTTCGCGCATCAGGCCGTGCAGCACGCCGAGTGTCTCCAGGTACTCGCTCTGCTTCGGCACCTTCTGCCGGAAGGCTTCGATGCACGCCTTGCCGGTATCCTTCACGGTTGCCATCGGGTTTGCCACCAGGAACGTGCCCAGGGCCGCCCCGCCTATGATGACGAATTCCCAAGGCTGGACGAGCACGTCGACATGTCCGCCCATGGCCATGAAGCCGCCGATCACGCAGCCCAGAGTGACGACCAGTCCCAGCAGAATGCCCACATTCGCACCTCATCACGCGAAACCCTCGCCTTTCCTATCCCCCGTGGCTTGCGTGAGGCTTGAACGGACAATCCGGCGGGGAAAGCCTCGCGCAAGCCAGGGCGCTTAGCTTCGCGCGCAGAATGGCCGGAGGCTTGGCGTGATCAACACTTATACGAGCTATCAGCTGATTACGCGGGACATGGAGCGTTCCATCGACCGCGTCGAGACCCAGCCCATGGTCAGCCGCGAGACGGCCTACTACCGCGAGAATATCGGAAATGTGAAAAGCATCGAGGACTTCGTCTCCGACGAACGGCTTTTCCGCTACGCCATGAAGGCGCACGGGCTGGAGGACATGGCCTATGCCAAGGCTTTCATGGTGAAGGCGCTGGAGGGCGGCATCGACGCCGAGGACAGCTTCGTCAACACGCTCACCGACAAGCGGTACCGGGACTTCGTCGATATCTTCAACTTCGCCCGATACGGGGAGCAGACGACGAGCTTCCACAGCTCCACGACGGGGACGGTGGAGAAATATATGCGCCAAACGCTGGAGGAGGACGCCGGCAACCAGAACGAGGGCGTGCGCCTCGCGCTCTATTTCCAGCGCAAGGCCGGGAGCCTCAAGTCCTATTACGAAATCCTGGCCGACCCGGCGCTCGCGCAGGTGGTCCGCACCGCTCTCGGCTTCCCCGAAGCGCTCGCCCAGGCCGACATCGACAAGCAGGTGAACATGATCAAGGAGCGCCTCGACCTCGAGGACCTCAAGGATCCGGAGACGCTCGAGGAATTCCTGAAGCGGTTCACCACGCTCTGGGAGATCGACAATCCCTCCTATACCCCGCAGAGCTCGATCGCCGCGCTTTTCAGCCAGCCGGCGGAGTTCGGCATCTCCACCGACATCCTGCTCACGATCGCCCAGATGAGGAGGTAGGCCATGCAGACGGGGCTCTATGTCGCGCTTTCTTCCCAAATGGCTCTGGAGCGCCGGCTGACCACGCTCGCCGACAACGTAGCCAATGCCGGCACGGTCGGGTTCCGCGCCGGCGGGATCACCTTCAGCGACGTGATGACCGGCCTGACGGAGGATTCCGTGAGCTTCGTCTCCACCGGCGCCGATTTCTACGACACGCGCGCGGGCGGGCTGCAGCAGACGGGCAACCCCTTCGATTTCGCCGTTCAGGGCGACGCCTGGTTCGCCGTCGAGACGCCGGCTGGACCGGCCATGACTCGGGACGGCCGCTTCACCATGCGGGAAACCGGCGAGCTGGTGACGCTGGAGGGTTACGCGGTGCTCGACGCCGGGGGCGCACCGCTCGTCCTCGACCCGCAGGCCGGCCCGCCGGAGGCCGGTGCCGACGGCATCCTGCGGCAGGGCGGGCAGCTGATCGGTGCCATCGGGCTCTTCTCCTTCGTGCCCGGCCCCAACGCCACGCGCTACGGGAACTCCGCCTTCCTGCCCGACACGCAGCCGCAGCCCGTCGTCGATCTGCCCGATGTCGGCGTCGTCCAGGGCTTCGTGGAAGGCTCCAACGTCAATCCGATGACCGAGATGATGCGCCTCATCCAGGTTCAGCGCGCGTTCGAGCAGGTGACGACGCTCGTGCGCGACAGCGACACGGCCATGAAGGACGCCATCAAGACGCTCGGCTCCTGATGGACGAGGCCGCCGCAACGACCGCGCAAAGCCGGGCCGGACGGGATCCGGATACGCTGACTGCGCTCGGATGCGCCTTCCGGCGCTTCGGCGTACCGGGCCGTACCCTCCGGTACGGCGGCCGGATCTGCGAGGTCACGCCGACCCACTACAGGGTGCGGGGCCTATCCCGGGCGGCACGGCTCGGCGACATCGTCTCCTGCCGCATCCACGGCCGCGAGCATCGCGGCGAGGTGGTGCGCATCTCCTCCGACGACGTGCTGGTCGCTCCCTTCGAACGCGACGCGGAGGCGAGGCTCGGGCAGCCGGTCTTCACGGCCGGGGCGCTCGATATCCTGCCGCACGAGAGCTGGCGCGGACGCGTCATCGACGCGCTGGCGCGCCCGATCGACGACGGCCCTCCCCTGATACGGCCTGCCGCAGAGGTGCTGGCCGCAACGCCGCGAACGCCGGCAGCCCTGCGCCGGCAGCGCGTGGCGACACCCTTTCTCACCGGCGTGCGCGTGGTCGACCTCTTCACGCCGCTCTGCCACGGGCAGCGCATCGGCATATTCGCCGGCTCCGGCGTCGGCAAGTCGACCCTGCTCGCCATGCTTGCCCGGGCCGAAGCCTTCGATACGGTCGTGGTCGCCATGGTGGGCGAGCGCGGCCGCGAAGTGCGCGAGTTCCTGGAGGACACGCTCGGACCGGCGGGCATGCGCAAGACGGTGGCCGTCGTCGCCACCAGCGACGAAAGCCCCATGATGCGCCGGCGCGCCGCCGATACGGCGATGCGCGTGGCAGAGCATTTCCGCGACTGCGGCGAGAAGGTGCTGCTGCTCCTCGATTCCATCACGCGCTACGCCCATGCGGCGCGGGAGGTGGCGACGGGCACCGGAGAACCGCCGGTGGCGCGCGGCTATCCGGCCTCGGTCTTCACCGATCTTCCGCGCCTCCTCGAACGCGCCGGGCCGGGCGAGGCCGGCCACGGCTCGATCACCGCGATCTTTTCGGTGCTCGTGGACG is part of the Chelativorans sp. AA-79 genome and encodes:
- a CDS encoding DUF1217 domain-containing protein — encoded protein: MINTYTSYQLITRDMERSIDRVETQPMVSRETAYYRENIGNVKSIEDFVSDERLFRYAMKAHGLEDMAYAKAFMVKALEGGIDAEDSFVNTLTDKRYRDFVDIFNFARYGEQTTSFHSSTTGTVEKYMRQTLEEDAGNQNEGVRLALYFQRKAGSLKSYYEILADPALAQVVRTALGFPEALAQADIDKQVNMIKERLDLEDLKDPETLEEFLKRFTTLWEIDNPSYTPQSSIAALFSQPAEFGISTDILLTIAQMRR
- a CDS encoding FliG C-terminal domain-containing protein → MTASVKLTQAEKAAAILVAMGKPSAGRLLKFFKQDELKALIEAARRLRTIPQAELEKVVQEFEREFSEGAGLLDSADSMNNLLTESLSPEEMNALMGGGEARPAAMQEVWARLERIAPHRLAEILAPEHAQTVAVVLANLAPQAASRVILELDRGQRGEVLRRMASMGQLSAEARTVIERRIAEILRAEAGGKDVSAGHARVARLLNELDKTEADEVIRDLEAVGTSDVDAIRARLFSFEEIVDLSQKARVALLDGLATDVVTLALRDAPGPVVEAVLSALGARSRRMIEAELAAPADGATPEAIAAARRRIAATAVQLAQQGSIDLPSAQKAAA
- a CDS encoding FliM/FliN family flagellar motor switch protein is translated as MTAAPDNQALMRNLVVERLVGATGDPRQVVEAARGAAMRALPAVQQVLGERFSPSLAVDIADIDDVRLSEARPGQDSFDALVVVPAASSPDALTMRLDPQALSLLVSIFLGGDPDIPPPPLDRPPSRIELDVAALAFEAFAEALNGTGGRSLGLRLPVSQPLAGPVDFRRFVVRDGPGVRISFSLQGGRETGLLTAWIPHRVILETRVSAGRDAPGAPAPAEWRQRFGDEVMRSKVEVTATIPLTKLSLGALAELREGQVLALHDTAPAQTRLSVRNRGIFVCEFGKLGQNYTVRIKQPFDDRQDVIEGLLAGQTADVAGIREKSE
- the flgF gene encoding flagellar basal-body rod protein FlgF, with the protein product MQTGLYVALSSQMALERRLTTLADNVANAGTVGFRAGGITFSDVMTGLTEDSVSFVSTGADFYDTRAGGLQQTGNPFDFAVQGDAWFAVETPAGPAMTRDGRFTMRETGELVTLEGYAVLDAGGAPLVLDPQAGPPEAGADGILRQGGQLIGAIGLFSFVPGPNATRYGNSAFLPDTQPQPVVDLPDVGVVQGFVEGSNVNPMTEMMRLIQVQRAFEQVTTLVRDSDTAMKDAIKTLGS
- the fliN gene encoding flagellar motor switch protein FliN, with translation MSRTKAAPRNEDEKLNAAIEEMQDALHEEARSKAADPAISGFLLDIPVEVQIVLGSAEMPVSELMALQRGSTVSLDRRIGEPVDIVVNGRRIARGEITILEEDPSRFGVRLTEIGGAGKGIRMNTGGGL
- the flhB gene encoding flagellar biosynthesis protein FlhB, whose product is MAEGQDKESKTEEATEKKVRDSIEKGQLPFSKEAPALASFLAILVFAIFFAEGQAAELAGFLSIFIERSYSWSLETQTDAIAIYRLVFVEIAKAVGIVIALLVAAGLAASILQNVPRFVLERIRPKLSRISLAQGWSRLFGARGLVEFVKSICKMLIVGGLVAFTLREASARLLSGMVTHPVVFTLTIRDLAIEILVAICLFMIVLAVADLVWSRFSWRQDLRMTRQEVKDEHKQTEGDPLVRARLRSLARDRSRRRMMSAVPQATLVIANPTHYAIALRYRRDRDAAPVVVAKGQDLIALRIREIAQEHGIPVFEEPVLARSMYKQVSVDTLIPPQFYKAVAELVRRVYGAGGGASSVKATA
- the motA gene encoding flagellar motor stator protein MotA; this translates as MGILLGLVVTLGCVIGGFMAMGGHVDVLVQPWEFVIIGGAALGTFLVANPMATVKDTGKACIEAFRQKVPKQSEYLETLGVLHGLMRELRSKSRSEVEAHIDNPQESAIFQAFPTVLQNRDLMFFICDYCRIIIIGNARPFEIEALMDEEIQTIRRDKLKPYHALQAVADGLPALGIVAAVLGVIKAMGALDQSPEILGALVGSALVGTFLGIFLSYAVVGPIATKVKIVREKNNRLYVIVKQTLLAYMNGSLPQVALEFGRKTISAHDRPSIDAVEENTLNHNPAGAAAEKKAA
- the fliI gene encoding flagellar protein export ATPase FliI, whose translation is MDEAAATTAQSRAGRDPDTLTALGCAFRRFGVPGRTLRYGGRICEVTPTHYRVRGLSRAARLGDIVSCRIHGREHRGEVVRISSDDVLVAPFERDAEARLGQPVFTAGALDILPHESWRGRVIDALARPIDDGPPLIRPAAEVLAATPRTPAALRRQRVATPFLTGVRVVDLFTPLCHGQRIGIFAGSGVGKSTLLAMLARAEAFDTVVVAMVGERGREVREFLEDTLGPAGMRKTVAVVATSDESPMMRRRAADTAMRVAEHFRDCGEKVLLLLDSITRYAHAAREVATGTGEPPVARGYPASVFTDLPRLLERAGPGEAGHGSITAIFSVLVDGDDHNDPVADSVRGILDGHLVLDRAIAEQGRFPAVDPLASISRLADRAWDDDRRKLVQRLKSMIARFEETRDIRLLGGFQPGIDAELDLAVRQVPIIYDVLQQSPKDGPSMDPLGDLAGRLKAKETSRDG